A stretch of Myxococcus hansupus DNA encodes these proteins:
- a CDS encoding MXAN_2561 family MXYO-CTERM-anchored protein: MRLTLVGLLLFASTALGQQTVTFSAPATILQNNRIVVSQANCTAERNVTWTRTGNLCEPLYLWLSSDGTCNRAPAATDRTLLQIASGDTTTMSGTLSLRASEALAATGQTCESQTTEKSFRLCASTNRFVGDIIGTTCQDSVSSIGTPTIDLVYDPEPPPVPPAPAVTGLDSALSATVTVPTGATLMAVEVLSLVAGEDGGTGTGEPLVSKEQTAANTTFRLDGLENGVEYAVRAIAIDAAGNRSQPSEVTRGTPIASEGFYGGYVGAGGAETGGCTAAGGGITGCAVLASLGIWLSSRRKRS; the protein is encoded by the coding sequence ATGCGCCTCACACTCGTTGGCCTCTTGCTCTTCGCGTCGACTGCTCTCGGGCAGCAGACGGTGACGTTCTCGGCCCCAGCGACCATCTTGCAGAACAACAGGATCGTCGTCTCCCAGGCGAACTGTACGGCTGAACGCAACGTGACCTGGACCCGGACGGGGAATCTCTGCGAGCCCCTGTACCTGTGGCTCTCCAGCGACGGCACGTGCAACCGTGCACCGGCTGCGACGGACAGGACCCTCCTGCAGATCGCCAGCGGCGACACCACCACGATGTCTGGAACGCTGTCGCTGCGTGCGAGCGAGGCGTTGGCCGCGACGGGACAGACGTGTGAGTCGCAGACGACGGAGAAGTCGTTCCGGCTGTGTGCCTCCACCAATCGCTTCGTCGGCGACATCATCGGCACCACGTGCCAGGACTCCGTCAGCTCCATTGGCACGCCCACCATCGACCTGGTCTATGACCCCGAGCCGCCCCCGGTTCCGCCGGCTCCCGCGGTGACGGGCCTGGACTCCGCGCTGAGCGCCACCGTGACGGTGCCGACGGGCGCGACGCTCATGGCGGTCGAGGTGCTCTCGCTCGTCGCGGGCGAAGACGGTGGAACGGGAACGGGCGAGCCGCTTGTCTCGAAGGAGCAGACCGCGGCCAACACCACCTTCCGTCTGGATGGGCTCGAGAACGGTGTCGAGTATGCCGTGCGGGCGATTGCCATCGACGCGGCCGGCAACCGGAGCCAACCTTCCGAAGTGACGCGGGGGACGCCGATCGCGAGCGAAGGCTTCTACGGCGGCTACGTCGGGGCTGGCGGCGCGGAGACGGGCGGGTGCACGGCGGCAGGTGGCGGCATCACGGGATGCGCGGTGCTCGCGTCCCTCGGAATCTGGTTGTCCTCGAGGAGGAAGCGTTCATGA
- the tsaB gene encoding tRNA (adenosine(37)-N6)-threonylcarbamoyltransferase complex dimerization subunit type 1 TsaB, which translates to MFLALDTSTLTLSMALVERAPDGGLRTLEHVVVGPPRKQSEALPGIVGELLERHGATLPALEGLVVGLGPGSFTGLRIGLATMKSLAYATGLKVAGASSLAAIALEGPEDVPLYCLAVARKDDLYLGAYVRRGGTVEALDPETAMSPAEVAARMAAEPRALALGPALENYRTALVSHGVAPERLLPAPAFPSAVALAQLARFPEQQSLEAMFAMEPHYVRASEPERNPKFPPLPGPAPTARLKED; encoded by the coding sequence ATGTTTCTCGCGCTGGACACCTCGACGTTGACCCTCTCGATGGCCCTGGTGGAGCGTGCGCCCGATGGCGGGCTGCGCACCCTGGAGCACGTGGTGGTGGGGCCGCCGCGAAAGCAGAGCGAGGCGCTTCCCGGCATCGTCGGGGAGCTGCTGGAGCGGCACGGCGCCACGCTGCCCGCCCTGGAGGGGCTGGTGGTGGGCCTGGGGCCGGGCTCCTTCACGGGGCTGCGCATCGGCCTGGCGACGATGAAGTCGCTGGCCTACGCCACGGGGTTGAAGGTGGCGGGGGCGTCGTCGTTGGCGGCCATCGCGCTGGAGGGCCCCGAGGACGTGCCGCTGTACTGCCTCGCGGTGGCGCGCAAGGACGACCTGTACCTGGGCGCGTACGTGCGACGGGGCGGGACGGTGGAGGCGTTGGATCCGGAGACGGCGATGTCTCCCGCCGAGGTGGCCGCGCGCATGGCCGCCGAGCCCCGGGCGCTGGCCCTGGGACCCGCGCTGGAGAACTACCGCACCGCCCTGGTGTCGCACGGGGTGGCGCCGGAGCGGCTGCTGCCAGCACCCGCCTTTCCGTCCGCGGTGGCGCTGGCCCAGCTCGCGCGTTTCCCGGAGCAGCAGTCGCTGGAGGCGATGTTCGCCATGGAACCGCACTACGTGCGGGCCTCCGAGCCGGAGCGCAACCCGAAGTTCCCGCCGCTGCCCGGGCCGGCGCCCACCGCACGGTTGAAGGAAGACTGA
- a CDS encoding PKD domain-containing protein, with amino-acid sequence MPLIPRRPSPFLALLLMTAAVGPWASGCRRVVRPDLGQDRTVEAGVPVDFGSQREDASSVTWELGDGSAAQTAPWVSHAFARPGTYTVRALHDGEAVGSVQLTVVPRPLLRAVPASARTVMWLPQLRGHVDRLLAFYTRLAGPERAREMVASSPLLPLLLKDLEGGPGAVVDPDEGFGFFLLPEFEGVVTLLGITEPDAAVSAVSSELERAGHGVMPRDDGSVVVEPGSGGPPMLLFEDRGYLYLAVPDSGADEPDEGEPIQAAAFAIPDAEVVRQAVRGLTGAGISADPLLGELRAKVADGSAYLFSARAQGGEAEGEDFGPLRGFAASMAVMPERLELDGFLSSSTPLFQGARAPASELLKNVTLGPVAAAQLSIPPEELARLAFGAPGSSRRERVVSSWRQEGLDVESLLKALRGDVVVRVYFDIPAFFRNFIRNKRPDLKGAIVVEAGLTAMEPVRALVQKHLEASPLRYTVQQEAGGTIYRTRFREHAVELRLTGSEPRCWRESRWRAGPKVT; translated from the coding sequence ATGCCGCTCATTCCGCGCCGCCCGAGTCCGTTTCTCGCGCTCCTCCTGATGACGGCCGCCGTGGGCCCCTGGGCCTCCGGCTGCCGCCGGGTGGTGCGGCCGGACCTGGGGCAGGACCGGACGGTGGAGGCGGGCGTGCCGGTGGACTTCGGCTCGCAGCGGGAGGATGCCTCCTCCGTCACGTGGGAGCTGGGCGACGGTAGCGCCGCCCAGACAGCCCCCTGGGTGTCGCATGCCTTCGCCCGCCCAGGCACCTACACGGTGCGGGCGCTGCATGACGGTGAAGCGGTCGGCAGCGTTCAGTTGACGGTGGTGCCTCGGCCGCTGCTTCGCGCCGTGCCCGCCAGCGCTCGCACGGTGATGTGGCTGCCGCAGCTTCGCGGCCATGTGGACCGCCTGCTGGCCTTCTACACGCGGCTCGCGGGGCCGGAGCGTGCGCGGGAGATGGTGGCTTCCTCGCCGCTGCTTCCGCTGCTGCTCAAGGACCTGGAGGGCGGGCCTGGCGCCGTGGTGGACCCGGACGAAGGCTTCGGCTTCTTCCTGCTGCCCGAGTTCGAGGGCGTCGTGACGCTGCTCGGCATCACCGAGCCCGACGCGGCCGTGAGCGCCGTGTCCAGCGAGCTGGAGCGCGCCGGGCATGGCGTGATGCCACGGGACGACGGCTCCGTCGTCGTGGAGCCCGGGAGCGGCGGTCCTCCGATGCTGCTCTTCGAGGACCGCGGCTATCTCTATCTCGCGGTGCCGGACAGTGGGGCCGATGAGCCCGACGAGGGTGAGCCCATCCAGGCGGCGGCCTTCGCCATTCCAGACGCGGAAGTGGTCCGCCAAGCGGTTCGGGGCCTGACGGGCGCGGGCATCTCCGCGGACCCGCTGCTTGGGGAACTGCGCGCGAAGGTGGCGGACGGCAGCGCGTACCTGTTCTCGGCCCGGGCGCAGGGAGGCGAGGCGGAGGGTGAGGACTTCGGCCCGCTGCGCGGGTTCGCCGCATCGATGGCGGTGATGCCGGAGCGGTTGGAGTTGGATGGCTTCTTGTCCTCGTCGACGCCCCTGTTCCAGGGCGCGCGCGCCCCCGCGTCCGAGCTGCTCAAGAACGTGACGCTGGGGCCCGTCGCCGCGGCGCAGCTCTCCATTCCTCCCGAGGAGTTGGCGCGGCTGGCCTTTGGCGCGCCCGGCTCGTCGCGCCGCGAGCGCGTGGTGTCCTCGTGGCGGCAGGAGGGGCTGGACGTGGAGTCGCTGCTCAAGGCCCTGCGTGGCGACGTCGTGGTGCGCGTGTACTTCGACATCCCGGCGTTCTTCCGGAACTTCATCCGGAACAAGCGGCCGGACCTCAAGGGCGCCATCGTGGTCGAAGCCGGCCTGACGGCCATGGAGCCCGTGCGGGCGCTGGTGCAGAAGCACCTGGAGGCGTCGCCGCTCCGCTACACCGTGCAGCAAGAGGCGGGAGGCACGATCTACCGGACGCGCTTCCGCGAGCACGCCGTGGAGCTGCGGCTCACGGGCAGCGAGCCACGCTGCTGGCGGGAGAGTCGCTGGAGGGCCGGCCCCAAGGTGACGTGA
- a CDS encoding aspartate-semialdehyde dehydrogenase, which yields MRDDLTIGVVGATGVVGREVLAALYAQDVPAERVRAFGSERSKGVEVEYGEDSLEVEQATPDAFRGLKLVLLATPAEASRKLAPAAQAAGAWVVDISNAFRGDGNVPMVLPGFNSDILGAGFTFKGRIVCLPGAVTTAAVHAVEPLRKAFGVVRAQVTALMSASSAGVRGVAELEKQTADLMSGREPDPHVFPHRVGFNLVPQVGGFMVNSPWTEEEGGWTLEAARLFSSKGDVPVIAGTAVLVPSFYGHGLTLNVQLKKPGPVEQVRAALKTSSVLKVLDVPGERVYPMPMLVTSDPAVHVGRVRSFPQAPEWVTLFASVDNASRGAALNLVEAGLRLAERSA from the coding sequence ATGAGAGACGACTTGACGATTGGCGTGGTGGGCGCGACGGGCGTGGTGGGCCGCGAGGTGCTCGCCGCGTTGTACGCGCAGGACGTGCCCGCCGAGCGCGTGCGCGCCTTCGGCTCCGAGCGCTCCAAGGGCGTGGAGGTGGAGTACGGCGAAGACTCGCTCGAGGTCGAGCAGGCGACGCCGGACGCCTTCCGCGGTCTGAAGCTGGTGCTCCTGGCCACGCCCGCCGAGGCGTCGCGCAAGCTGGCCCCGGCCGCGCAGGCCGCGGGCGCGTGGGTGGTGGACATCAGCAACGCCTTCCGGGGTGACGGCAACGTCCCCATGGTGCTGCCGGGCTTCAACAGCGACATCCTGGGCGCGGGGTTCACGTTCAAGGGCCGCATCGTGTGCCTGCCGGGCGCCGTCACCACCGCCGCGGTTCATGCGGTGGAGCCGCTGCGGAAGGCCTTCGGGGTGGTGCGCGCGCAGGTGACGGCGCTGATGTCCGCGTCCAGCGCGGGCGTGCGCGGGGTGGCGGAGCTGGAGAAGCAGACCGCGGACCTGATGTCCGGCCGGGAGCCCGACCCGCATGTCTTCCCGCACCGCGTGGGCTTCAACCTGGTGCCCCAGGTGGGGGGCTTCATGGTGAACTCGCCCTGGACGGAGGAGGAGGGTGGCTGGACCCTGGAGGCGGCCCGGCTCTTCTCGTCCAAGGGCGACGTGCCCGTCATCGCCGGGACGGCGGTGCTGGTGCCCTCCTTCTACGGGCACGGCCTCACGCTGAACGTGCAGCTCAAGAAGCCGGGCCCGGTGGAGCAGGTGCGCGCGGCCCTCAAGACGTCCTCCGTCCTGAAGGTCCTGGATGTGCCCGGGGAGCGGGTGTACCCCATGCCCATGCTCGTCACGTCGGACCCGGCCGTGCACGTGGGCCGGGTGCGCTCCTTCCCCCAGGCCCCGGAGTGGGTGACGCTCTTCGCCTCGGTGGACAACGCCAGCCGGGGGGCCGCCCTCAACCTGGTGGAGGCCGGACTCCGCCTGGCCGAGCGCTCCGCCTGA
- a CDS encoding MXAN_2562 family outer membrane beta-barrel protein: MSRASALGVVALLAALPAWGQDTVVMDDEVSLKSPRTGAIQFRMGGYKPLIDEEPGLTGTPYKDYFGDESLLTFEVELQRFLYQGVGTAGVGFSAGYGEKYGTARLASGQPAAERTSLRLVPLSFNAFYKFDYAAFKWGIPLVPYGKLGLIYTPWWVTKGAGTEVANGNRAAGGRWGWGATGGVAFLLDVLEPRFARDFDSDLGVNHSYIFAEYTYADVDNFGGPGLNLSNRRWMFGLALDY; this comes from the coding sequence ATGAGTCGGGCATCAGCCCTGGGAGTCGTGGCGTTGCTCGCCGCGCTGCCCGCGTGGGGGCAGGACACTGTCGTAATGGATGACGAAGTCTCGCTGAAGTCGCCTCGCACGGGCGCCATCCAGTTCCGCATGGGTGGCTACAAGCCCCTCATCGACGAGGAGCCGGGACTCACCGGGACGCCTTACAAGGACTACTTCGGCGATGAGTCCCTGCTGACGTTCGAGGTGGAACTCCAACGGTTCCTCTATCAGGGCGTGGGCACGGCGGGCGTGGGCTTCTCCGCGGGCTACGGCGAGAAGTACGGCACCGCGCGGCTTGCTTCGGGGCAGCCCGCGGCGGAGCGGACGTCGCTGCGCCTGGTGCCGCTGTCCTTCAACGCCTTCTACAAGTTCGACTACGCCGCGTTCAAATGGGGCATCCCGCTGGTGCCGTACGGCAAGCTGGGCCTCATCTACACGCCCTGGTGGGTGACGAAGGGCGCTGGCACCGAGGTCGCCAATGGCAACCGCGCCGCGGGTGGCCGGTGGGGCTGGGGCGCCACGGGCGGCGTGGCCTTCCTCCTGGACGTGTTGGAGCCGCGTTTCGCTCGCGACTTCGACTCCGACCTCGGGGTGAACCACAGCTACATCTTCGCTGAGTACACCTATGCGGATGTGGACAACTTCGGCGGTCCCGGACTGAACCTGTCCAACCGGCGCTGGATGTTCGGACTGGCGCTGGACTACTAA
- a CDS encoding NUDIX domain-containing protein, whose product MPEYRNPKPTVDCIIELPGERIVLIRRANPPVGWALPGGFVDEGEPLDTAAVREVLEETGLHVKLSEQFFTYSDPKRDPRQHNISTVYIGSAEGEPQGADDAAEARAFRVDALPKDLCFDHDTILSDYVTYKRTGQRRKL is encoded by the coding sequence ATGCCCGAATACCGCAACCCCAAGCCCACCGTGGACTGCATCATCGAGCTTCCCGGTGAACGCATCGTCCTCATCCGGAGGGCGAACCCGCCTGTCGGCTGGGCCCTGCCCGGCGGCTTCGTGGACGAGGGCGAACCGCTGGACACCGCGGCCGTGCGCGAGGTCCTGGAGGAGACGGGGCTGCACGTGAAGCTGTCCGAGCAGTTCTTCACGTATTCGGACCCCAAGCGGGACCCGCGTCAGCACAACATCTCCACCGTCTACATCGGCTCCGCCGAGGGCGAGCCACAGGGCGCCGACGACGCCGCCGAGGCCCGCGCCTTCCGGGTGGACGCGCTGCCCAAGGACCTCTGCTTCGACCACGACACCATCCTGTCCGACTATGTGACGTACAAGCGGACCGGTCAGCGGCGGAAGCTGTAG
- a CDS encoding septal ring lytic transglycosylase RlpA family protein yields MRGTAVAGLLSVAFISSACASRAAKPDAEEGTATRPPRSRSGTPGVTKREQLPRSYLGEGLASFYGPGLHGRPTASGERFNQEAMTAAHRKLRFGSCLRVVNMENGRAVKVRVNDRGPFVDGRVVDLSKGAARKLDMLDKGVVRVRLYRCDDRLSEIPQAMWAAPV; encoded by the coding sequence ATGCGAGGAACCGCCGTTGCCGGACTGCTCTCCGTGGCCTTCATCTCCTCCGCCTGCGCCTCGCGGGCGGCGAAGCCCGACGCGGAGGAAGGCACCGCCACCCGCCCGCCCCGTTCCCGAAGTGGCACGCCGGGCGTGACGAAGCGCGAGCAACTGCCCCGCTCCTACCTGGGAGAAGGGCTGGCTTCTTTCTACGGCCCCGGCCTGCACGGGCGCCCCACCGCCAGCGGTGAGCGCTTCAACCAGGAGGCGATGACGGCCGCGCACCGCAAGCTGCGCTTCGGCTCCTGCCTGCGCGTGGTGAACATGGAGAACGGCCGCGCGGTGAAGGTCCGGGTGAATGACCGGGGGCCCTTCGTCGACGGCCGCGTCGTCGACCTGTCCAAGGGCGCCGCGCGGAAGCTGGACATGCTGGACAAGGGCGTGGTGCGCGTGCGGCTGTACCGCTGCGACGACCGCTTGTCGGAGATTCCGCAGGCAATGTGGGCCGCGCCGGTGTAG
- the cml gene encoding CmlA/FloR family chloramphenicol efflux MFS transporter, whose product MCLICADSIVPDSKSLSWNHALPAALLLMAPFDLLASLAMDIYLPVVPAMPGILDTSPAIIQLTLSLYMVVLGLGQMVFGPISDRIGRRRVLLSGALLFTTASFLLANASGATLFVGLRLLQAVGASAALVATFATVRDVYAERPESAVIYSLFSSMLAFVPALGPIAGALLAKHFGWRAIFLTLGILGLLALLQALPKWTETRPALATAPPAAFRPMLRSTAFWTYTLGFSAAMGAFFVFFSTAPRVLMGQAGLSEVHFSLAFATAALVMMVTTRFAKRFVAAWGWEGSLARGMALLLLGAVLLVIGQALAPPSILTFVMPMWVIAAGIVFTVSVTANGALQAFGDRAGTAVALYFCIQSLIVGLLGTLAIVLLDGDTAWPLAGYATFMALVTLTSLKALRSEQRRPTAAMPADGPHTP is encoded by the coding sequence ATGTGCCTCATTTGTGCGGACTCAATCGTGCCTGACTCGAAATCCCTGTCGTGGAATCACGCCCTGCCAGCAGCGCTGTTGCTGATGGCGCCGTTCGACCTCCTGGCCTCACTGGCCATGGACATCTACCTCCCTGTCGTCCCCGCGATGCCCGGCATCCTCGACACCTCGCCGGCCATCATCCAACTCACACTCAGCCTGTACATGGTCGTGCTCGGTCTCGGGCAGATGGTGTTCGGGCCCATCTCGGACCGCATCGGGCGGCGCCGCGTCTTGCTGAGCGGCGCGCTGCTGTTCACCACCGCGTCGTTCCTGCTCGCGAACGCCTCGGGCGCCACGCTGTTCGTTGGGCTGCGGCTCCTGCAAGCCGTGGGCGCCTCCGCGGCCCTCGTCGCCACCTTCGCGACGGTCCGTGACGTCTACGCGGAGCGTCCTGAAAGCGCCGTCATCTACAGCCTCTTCAGCTCGATGCTGGCCTTCGTGCCCGCACTGGGCCCCATCGCGGGAGCGCTGCTCGCGAAGCACTTCGGCTGGCGCGCCATCTTCCTCACGCTCGGCATCCTGGGGCTCCTGGCCCTGCTGCAAGCGCTCCCGAAATGGACCGAGACGCGCCCTGCCCTCGCGACCGCGCCACCAGCGGCGTTCCGGCCCATGCTGCGCAGCACCGCGTTCTGGACGTACACGCTGGGCTTCAGCGCGGCCATGGGTGCCTTCTTCGTGTTCTTCTCGACAGCCCCTCGGGTCCTCATGGGCCAGGCGGGACTCTCGGAGGTTCACTTCAGCCTGGCCTTCGCCACCGCCGCGCTCGTGATGATGGTGACGACGCGCTTCGCGAAGCGTTTCGTGGCCGCCTGGGGATGGGAGGGCAGCCTCGCCCGAGGCATGGCCCTGCTGCTGCTCGGCGCGGTGCTGCTCGTCATCGGGCAAGCCCTCGCGCCCCCATCCATCCTGACGTTCGTCATGCCGATGTGGGTCATCGCGGCGGGAATCGTGTTCACGGTGTCCGTCACCGCGAACGGCGCGCTCCAGGCCTTCGGTGACAGGGCGGGCACCGCGGTCGCGCTCTACTTCTGCATCCAGAGCCTCATCGTCGGCCTCCTCGGGACGCTGGCCATCGTGCTGCTCGATGGGGACACCGCCTGGCCCCTGGCGGGTTACGCGACCTTCATGGCGCTGGTGACGTTGACCTCGCTGAAGGCCCTGCGAAGCGAGCAGCGCCGACCCACGGCGGCCATGCCCGCGGACGGGCCACACACCCCGTAA
- a CDS encoding M50 family metallopeptidase, with protein sequence MHYALVLLALGGLLTLHELGHLVAARMLGVRVPRFVFGFGPPLVSFRLWGTQYVVAAVPLGATAHLQGMNPHRADAEEAAGYTSRGPLLRILIILAGPLANYAVALGVLFALYTSGTHVVVPLTVGTVQPGSEAARAQLLPGDRIVKVAGQPLRTWSEFVEKVGAAPGVPLELSVERGDAPRTVVVRPRPDERGTGRIGVSQQYVYKAHGAAEALSHSFTHTVNVAAEGVVLLKRMMRGLVEDPEATNAGALVRQESADAMASGTDALLRTLVAASVVLALLTLLPVPGLDGGRILLLLVEAASGRRIPPRIETMAQTVGFLGIAVAVVVMATAEIRRAVPVRLGMEASPALDAGTQVAMPPSSAVLDAGPAATPAPAPAAPGKAAGAAVPGSAATPPGPSDAGATTTPGTNAAGTAPVAPKEPAPANGAPAQATDAGAAAGESAPADAGAITPPGVVPTRGPPNATQLGATASAESPPDTAAGTHPGISGATPLDSDAGTPPGASGATPPGPEGGAPSSASSETLPVTAREAPPSPSSETLPVTARKAPPSPSSETRPGPADGAPSSASSDTPPGTSAGTPSGTSSDTARGAAAP encoded by the coding sequence ATGCATTACGCGCTCGTCCTGCTCGCCCTGGGCGGCCTGTTGACCCTCCACGAGCTGGGGCACCTCGTCGCCGCGCGGATGCTCGGTGTGCGGGTGCCTCGCTTCGTGTTCGGCTTCGGCCCGCCGCTGGTGTCGTTCCGCCTGTGGGGGACGCAGTACGTGGTGGCGGCGGTGCCGCTGGGCGCCACGGCGCACCTGCAGGGAATGAATCCGCACCGCGCGGACGCCGAGGAGGCCGCGGGCTACACGTCGCGGGGCCCCCTGCTGCGCATCCTCATCATCCTCGCGGGGCCACTGGCCAACTACGCGGTCGCCCTGGGGGTGCTGTTCGCGCTGTACACGTCGGGCACGCACGTGGTGGTGCCGCTGACGGTGGGCACGGTGCAGCCGGGCTCGGAGGCCGCGCGGGCGCAGTTGCTGCCGGGGGACCGCATCGTGAAGGTCGCGGGCCAGCCGCTGCGGACCTGGTCGGAGTTCGTGGAGAAGGTCGGCGCAGCGCCGGGCGTCCCGCTGGAGCTGTCCGTGGAGCGCGGGGATGCGCCGCGCACGGTGGTGGTGCGGCCCCGGCCGGATGAGCGGGGCACGGGGCGCATCGGCGTGAGCCAGCAGTACGTCTACAAGGCGCACGGCGCGGCGGAGGCGCTGAGCCACTCCTTCACACACACCGTCAACGTGGCGGCCGAGGGCGTGGTGCTGTTGAAGCGGATGATGCGGGGGCTGGTGGAGGACCCGGAGGCGACGAACGCGGGCGCGCTCGTGCGGCAGGAGTCCGCGGATGCGATGGCCTCCGGAACGGATGCGCTCCTGCGCACCCTGGTCGCGGCGTCGGTGGTGCTGGCGCTCCTGACGCTGCTGCCCGTTCCCGGATTGGATGGCGGGCGGATTCTGCTCCTGTTGGTCGAGGCGGCGAGTGGGCGCAGGATTCCTCCGCGCATCGAGACGATGGCGCAGACGGTGGGGTTCCTGGGCATCGCGGTCGCCGTGGTCGTGATGGCCACGGCGGAGATTCGACGCGCGGTGCCCGTGCGGCTGGGGATGGAGGCTTCGCCCGCTCTGGATGCGGGGACACAGGTCGCGATGCCGCCATCATCGGCGGTGCTGGACGCGGGCCCCGCTGCGACACCGGCTCCTGCACCAGCGGCACCGGGCAAAGCAGCGGGCGCGGCGGTCCCTGGCTCGGCGGCGACGCCGCCTGGGCCGAGTGACGCAGGGGCGACGACGACGCCCGGAACGAATGCCGCGGGGACCGCACCCGTCGCGCCCAAGGAGCCGGCCCCTGCCAATGGGGCGCCCGCTCAGGCCACGGACGCCGGCGCTGCGGCGGGTGAATCCGCGCCAGCAGACGCAGGGGCGATAACGCCTCCAGGCGTAGTGCCGACCAGGGGACCGCCAAACGCGACGCAGCTCGGGGCCACAGCGAGCGCTGAATCACCTCCTGACACTGCTGCGGGAACGCATCCAGGCATCTCTGGCGCAACGCCGCTGGACAGTGATGCCGGTACGCCTCCAGGCGCCTCTGGCGCAACGCCTCCGGGCCCAGAAGGCGGAGCGCCTTCGAGTGCCTCTTCTGAAACGCTTCCAGTCACTGCTCGCGAAGCACCTCCAAGCCCTTCCTCCGAGACGCTTCCAGTCACTGCTCGCAAAGCACCTCCGAGCCCTTCTTCCGAAACGCGCCCGGGCCCAGCAGACGGAGCGCCTTCGAGTGCCTCTTCCGACACGCCTCCGGGGACTTCGGCTGGAACACCTTCGGGCACATCCTCCGATACGGCTCGGGGCGCTGCGGCCCCTTGA
- the moaD gene encoding molybdopterin converting factor subunit 1, with translation MSPRVTVLYFAAARERTGQAREALDVPEGAHVRDVLRLLTEKHPALAPLLPHLRVAVDQEFVGPDSPVREGAEVALIPPVAGGSPGRFLVVDRPLRLDEVVEAVSGEAYGGLVTFSGSVRNQTKGRRVLRLEYEAYAPMAEKKLAEIGAEAAAQWPGVRLSIIHRVGTLHPGELAVVIAAAAPHRKEAFRGCEHAIERLKQDVPIWKKEFFEDGEVWVGLGP, from the coding sequence TTGAGTCCGCGGGTCACCGTGCTCTACTTCGCCGCCGCGCGCGAGCGCACCGGGCAGGCGCGGGAGGCCTTGGACGTTCCCGAAGGCGCGCACGTGCGGGACGTGCTGCGGCTGCTGACCGAGAAGCACCCGGCGCTGGCCCCGTTGCTGCCGCATCTTCGCGTCGCGGTGGACCAGGAGTTCGTCGGGCCGGATTCACCCGTGCGCGAGGGCGCGGAGGTGGCGCTGATTCCTCCGGTGGCGGGCGGCTCGCCAGGGCGGTTCCTGGTGGTGGACCGTCCGTTGCGGCTCGATGAGGTGGTGGAGGCCGTCAGCGGCGAGGCCTACGGTGGGCTGGTGACGTTCAGCGGCTCCGTGCGCAACCAGACGAAGGGCCGGCGGGTGTTGCGGCTGGAGTACGAGGCCTACGCGCCCATGGCGGAAAAGAAGCTGGCGGAGATTGGCGCGGAGGCCGCGGCGCAGTGGCCCGGGGTTCGCCTGTCCATCATCCACCGCGTGGGCACGCTGCACCCCGGCGAGCTGGCGGTTGTCATCGCCGCGGCGGCTCCGCACCGGAAGGAAGCGTTCCGTGGGTGCGAGCACGCCATCGAACGGCTCAAGCAGGATGTGCCCATCTGGAAGAAGGAGTTCTTCGAGGATGGCGAGGTCTGGGTCGGACTGGGGCCCTGA